From the genome of Aricia agestis chromosome 9, ilAriAges1.1, whole genome shotgun sequence, one region includes:
- the LOC121730534 gene encoding electron transfer flavoprotein subunit alpha, mitochondrial, with amino-acid sequence MFSPCSRHLFLSAQLRRLQSTLVVAEHNNEVLSPVTQNAISAAKKIGGELSVLVAGTKCGPAAESIAKASGVSKVLVAESDAFKGFTAESLTPLILATQKQFNFTHILAPATAFGKAVLPRVAAKLDVSPITDIIGVKDANTFIRTIYAGNAVLTLEAKDPIKVITVRGTAFPPEPLEGGSAGVEKAPEGDYNTDLVQFVSQELTKSDRPELTSAKNIVSGGRGLKSGDNFKLLYDLADKLNAAVGASRAAVDAGFVPNDLQIGQTGKIVAPNLYIAVGISGAIQHLAGMKDSKTIVAINKDPEAPIFQVSDYGLVADLFKAVPELTSKL; translated from the exons ATGTTTTCTCCTTGCAGTAGGCATTTGTTTTTATCAGCACAG TTACGTCGATTGCAAAGTACACTGGTTGTCGCTGAACACAATAACGAGGTTCTATCTCCAGTCACACAAAATGCTATAAGTGCAGCTAAGAAGATCGGTGGTGAGCTTTCAGTACTTGTGGCAGGAACCAAATGCGGACCA GCTGCTGAATCTATCGCAAAGGCGAGTGGTGTTTCTAAGGTTCTAGTAGCAGAAAGTGACGCTTTCAAGGGTTTTACAGCAGAATCCCTAACACCCTTGATACTTGCCACACAAAAGCAATTTAATTTCACACATATATTGGCGCCTGCTACTGCTTTTGGAAAGGCAGTGTTGCCACGAGTAGCCGCCAAGTTGGATGTGTCACCGATCACTGATATTATTGGAGTTAAGGATGCAAACACCTTCATCAGAACAATTTATGCAG gcAATGCTGTccttactttggaagctaaggACCCAATCAAGGTGATAACTGTTCGAGGCACCGCATTTCCTCCTGAACCCTTGGAGGGAGGGTCTGCAGGAGTGGAGAAAGCACCCGAAGGAGATTACAACACTGACTTGGTACAGTTTGTTTCTCAAGAACTTACTAAGTCTGACCGGCCAGAGCTTACAAGTGCTAAGAATATTGTTTCCGGAG GTCGTGGTCTGAAGTCCGGCGATAACTTCAAGCTGCTGTACGACCTAGCCGACAAGCTGAATGCGGCTGTCGGTGCGTCCCGTGCGGCCGTCGACGCTGGCTTCGTGCCAAACGACCTGCAGATCGGACAGACTGGCAAGATTGTTGCACCT AACCTATATATTGCTGTGGGCATCAGCGGTGCTATTCAACACTTGGCGGGTATGAAAGACTCCAAGACCATTGTTGCAATCAACAAAGACCCCGAGGCGCCTATCTTCCAG GTGTCGGACTATGGACTGGTTGCTGATTTGTTCAAGGCCGTCCCTGAGCTGACTTCCAAGTTGTGA
- the LOC121730422 gene encoding fork head domain-containing protein FD4-like, which yields MPRPSRESYGDQKPPYSYISLTAMAIWSSPERMLPLSEIYRFIMDRFPYYRRNTQRWQNSLRHNLSFNDCFVKVPRRPDRPGKGAYWTLHPQAFDMFENGSLLRRRKRFKLQKGEKDNLNAELAALASFNRAFLARQAGAQPPPPPLPTATLYTPTMCPQLSPEPAELPEMTSATVLPRERPRRAFTIEALLEPEPPRASPSPPQIMMPAVQAMPRLEFVPSPYVLAAQRYQAELLQAAAHALRPCYLPPPPLPVA from the coding sequence ATGCCGCGACCGTCGCGCGAGTCGTACGGGGATCAGAAGCCACCATACTCCTACATCTCCCTCACCGCCATGGCGATTTGGAGCTCGCCCGAACGGATGCTGCCGCTGTCAGAGATATATCGCTTTATCATGGATCGGTTCCCGTATTATCGACGAAACACTCAGCGCTGGCAGAACTCCCTGCGACACAACCTCTCGTTCAACGATTGTTTCGTGAAAGTGCCCCGGCGGCCGGACCGGCCCGGCAAGGGCGCCTACTGGACGCTGCACCCGCAGGCCTTCGACATGTTCGAGAATGGCTCGCTGCTTCGGCGCAGAAAGAGGTTTAAGCTGCAAAAGGGGGAGAAAGACAACTTGAATGCTGAACTGGCGGCTCTCGCGAGTTTCAACAGAGCCTTTCTTGCTCGTCAAGCTGGAGCCCAACCTCCTCCGCCACCGCTGCCGACCGCGACGCTGTACACGCCAACGATGTGTCCGCAGCTGAGCCCGGAGCCGGCGGAATTACCCGAGATGACGTCAGCGACAGTGCTGCCCCGGGAGCGGCCGCGGCGGGCGTTCACGATCGAGGCGCTCCTGGAGCCGGAGCCGCCGCGGGCGTCGCCGTCGCCGCCGCAGATTATGATGCCGGCGGTGCAGGCGATGCCGCGGCTGGAGTTCGTGCCGTCGCCGTACGTGCTGGCGGCGCAGCGCTACCAGGCGGAGCTGCTGCAGGCGGCGGCGCACGCGC
- the LOC121730706 gene encoding fork head domain-containing protein FD4-like, whose translation MPRPPRASYGEHKPPFSYISLTAMAIWSSPERMLPLAEIYRFITDRFPYYRRNTQRWQNSLRHNLSFNDCFVKVPRRPDRPGKGAYWTLHPQAFDMFENGSLLRRRKRFKLHKGEKDSLNAELAALVDFDRAFSSGRTDEALQTERSPEIRSELRVSKATPKKPFTIDNLLNSDVEVDSGDEASEVEPRVRAPAPTAAEVLMAAMWNPMLPFHYNYLVPFNFPMSFNHDLNSACYYPPLDRCHSGTDLIEDVTVFVLCGPRTQERI comes from the exons ATGCCGCGGCCGCCGCGCGCCTCCTACGGCGAGCACAAGCCACCCTTCTCCTACATATCGCTCACCGCCATGGCCATATGGAGCTCGCCGGAGCGCATGCTGCCGCTGGCGGAGATCTACCGGTTCATCACGGACCGCTTCCCGTACTACCGCCGCAACACGCAGCGCTGGCAGAACTCGCTGCGGCACAACCTCTCCTTCAACGACTGCTTCGTGAAGGTGCCCCGGCGGCCGGACCGGCCCGGCAAGGGCGCCTACTGGACGCTGCACCCGCAGGCCTTCGACATGTTCGAGAACGGCTCGCTGCTGCGCCGCCGCAAGCGGTTCAAGCTGCACAAGGGGGAAAAGGACAGCCTCAACGCTGAGTTGGCAGCGCTGGTGGATTTCGACCGGGCGTTCTCGTCGGGTCGGACGGACGAAGCGCTTCAGACGGAACGAAGTCCAGAAATAAGGTCGGAGCTTCGAGTATCAAAAGCGACACCGAAGAAACCGTTTACGATAGACAACCTGCTGAACAGCGACGTGGAAGTGGACTCGGGAGACGAGGCGAGTGAGGTGGAGCCCCGCGTTAGGGCGCCCGCGCCGACCGCCGCGGAAGTGTTGATGGCTGCCATGTGGAACCCCATGCTGCCCTTCCATTACAATTATTTGGTGCCTTTTAATTTTCCAATGAGTTTCAATCATGATTTGAACAGTGCGTGTTATTATCCTCCCCTAGATC gGTGTCATAGCGGCACCGATCTCATTGAGGACGTGACTGTCTTCGTGCTGTGTGGCCCGCGAACTCAGGAGCGGATCTAG